From Amphiura filiformis chromosome 20, Afil_fr2py, whole genome shotgun sequence, a single genomic window includes:
- the LOC140142231 gene encoding uncharacterized protein, whose product MGSPVSPIISNLYIFEQCALSSYPGSPPSKWYRYVDDTWVIVKFSELDKFFAHINQVDNNIKFTQEGLTDNKLPFLDCLVTVNQDRTLSVLVFRKPTHHQYLQFSSNHPLVQKLGVVNTLYHRADTIITKDSDKINEHQHLRHALKTCGYKDWAIDKALNRGEKDAKPASEPTASSGTKTFVTIPYHGDVSEKLKRIYRDHGITTHFKPTNTLRQSLVHPKDKQPKGRLSGVVYGVQCAEDQVVFVVVKERFSCVHYGFVFYVWDGGPLLSPSQRLIEEIF is encoded by the exons ATGGGCTCCCCTGTGTCGCCGATTATTTCCAACCTGTACATTTTTGAACAGTGTGCCTTGTCGTCTTACCCCGGATCTCCACCTTCCAAATGGTATCGTTATGTTGACGATACTTGGGTTATAGTCAAGTTTTCGGAGCTCGACAAGTTCTTTGCGCATATTAACCAAGTGGATAATAACATCAAATTCACCCAAGAAGGTCTGACGGACAATAAACTTCCATTTTTGGATTGCTTGGTTACTGTCAACCAAGATCGCACTCTCTCAGTATTAGTATTTCGCAAACCAACACATCATCAATATTTGCAGTTCAGCTCTAATCATCCATTGGTCCAGAAACTCGGTGTAGTGAATACTCTTTATCACAGGGCCGATACCATCATCACAAAGGACTCTGATAAGATCAATGAGCACCAACACTTGCGCCACGCCTTGAAAACGTGTGGTTACAAAGACTGGGCAATTGACAAGGCCCTAAATCGTGGTGAGAAAGACGCTAAACCAGCCAGCGAACCCACCGCGTCTTCTGGTACCAAGACTTTTGTCACCATCCCCTACCATGGGGATGTTTCAGAGAAATTAAAGAGGATCTACCGCGATCACGGCATCACTACACACTTCAAGCCAACCAATACCCTGCGGCAGTCGCTAGTACACCCAAAGGACAAACAGCCCAAGGGCCGTTTAAGTGGTGTTGTGTATGGTGTccagtgcgctgaagatcag GTTGTATTTGTTGTTGTAAAGGAAAGGTTTTCTTGCGTCCATTATGGTTTCGTGTTCTATGTCTGGGATGGCGGTCCATTGCTTAGCCCAAGTCAAAGACTTATTGAGGAGATATTCTAA